A region of Vitis riparia cultivar Riparia Gloire de Montpellier isolate 1030 chromosome 12, EGFV_Vit.rip_1.0, whole genome shotgun sequence DNA encodes the following proteins:
- the LOC117925802 gene encoding trans-resveratrol di-O-methyltransferase-like, whose amino-acid sequence MDPANSEMSSELLQAQAHVWNHIFNFVNSMSLKCAIELGIPDIIHNHGKPMTLPELVAKLPVHPKKTQYVYRLMRVLVQSDFFAAQRAQQSEEEEGYVLTHASRLLLKDDSLSVRPFLLAMLDPTLTKPWHYVSAWFQNDDPTPFDTANERTLWDYAGHEPQLNYFFNEAMASDARLVTSVLVKEGKGVFEGLNSLVDVGGGTGTVAKAIANAFPQLNCTVLDLPHVVAGLQGSKNLNYFAGDMFEAIPPADAILLKWILHDWSDEECVKILKRCREAIPSKEKGGKVIIIDMMMKNQKEDCKSRETQLFFDMLMMVLVTGKEREEKEWEKLFLDAGFSHYKITPILGLRSLIEVYP is encoded by the exons ATGGATCCGGCAAATAGTGAGATGTCAAGTGAGCTGCTTCAAGCTCAAGCTCATGTCTGGAACCACATATTCAATTTCGTCAACTCTATGTCACTGAAATGTGCTATTGAACTAGGCATCCCAGacatcatccacaaccatggCAAGCCCATGACTCTTCCCGAGCTGGTTGCTAAGCTCCCAGTCCACCCAAAAAAGACCCAGTACGTGTACCGTCTCATGCGTGTTCTTGTTCAATCTGACTTCTTCGCTGCGCAAAGAGCCCAACAGAGTGAGGAAGAAGAGGGGTATGTGCTTACGCATGCCTCTCGGCTCCTCCTAAAGGATGACTCCTTGAGCGTAAGGCCCTTCTTGCTTGCCATGCTcgacccaactttaactaaacCATGGCATTATGTGAGTGCTTGGTTTCAAAACGATGATCCCACTCCGTTTGACACTGCGAACGAGCGGACATTATGGGATTATGCTGGCCATGAACCTCAGCTCAACTATTTCTTCAACGAAGCCATGGCTAGTGATGCTCGCTTAGTCACTAGCGTGCTGGTTAAGGAGGGCAAGGGCGTATTTGAAGGGTTGAATTCATTAGTTGATGTAGGGGGTGGCACGGGAACAGTGGCTAAGGCCATTGCCAACGCTTTCCCACAGTTGAACTGCACTGTGTTAGATCTCCCCCATGTGGTTGCTGGCTTGCAAGGGAGCAAGAACTTGAACTACTTCGCCGGGGATATGTTTGAGGCAATTCCTCCTGCAGATGCAATTTTACTCAAG TGGATATTGCATGACTGGAGCGATGAGGAATGCGTGAAAATACTAAAGCGATGCAGGGAAGCAATTCCGAGCAAGGAAAAGGGAGGAAAGGTGATTATCATAGACATGATGATGAAGAACCAGAAAGAAGACTGCAAGTCCAGGGAAACACAGCTGTTCTTCGATATGCTGATGATGGTTTTGGTCACGGGTAAAGAGAGGGAGGAGAAAGAATGGGAGAAGCTTTTCTTGGATGCTGGTTTCAGTCACTACAAGATAACACCCATTTTGGGTTTGAGGTCGCTCATCGAGGTTTATCCTTGA
- the LOC117926407 gene encoding trans-resveratrol di-O-methyltransferase-like, whose translation MECLGSRERATELLQAQVHTWKHTTNFVNSMVLKCAIQLGIPDVIHSHGQPMALSQLITALSLEPTKAPCLYRLMRVLVHSGFFAQQKLLHNSKEEEGYSLTFASQFLLKDEPVSGVPFLLLQLDPILTAPWHFLGDWFQNEDPTPFHTAHRKSFWDYAVHEPKLNDIFNETMVSDSRLIANMIVRQYKEVFEGLTSLVDVGGGTGTMAKAIAKAFPQLKCTVFDQPHVVANLEVGENLEIVGGNIFEAIPPGDAILLKWILHDWSDEECVKILKKCKGAIPNKGGKVIIIDMVVESNKGDNKAVETQLFIDMLMMVVVAGKERNEKEWEKLFLAAGFTHYKITPALGLRSLIEVYP comes from the exons ATGGAATGTTTGGGAAGTCGAGAGAGAGCCACTGAGCTACTTCAAGCACAAGTCCATACATGGAAGCACACAACGAACTTTGTAAACTCAATGGTACTGAAATGTGCAATTCAACTTGGCATTCCAGATGTCATCCACAGCCACGGCCAACCCATGGCTCTTTCTCAACTGATCACTGCACTCTCGCTCGAACCAACAAAGGCTCCATGCCTCTACAGACTCATGCGTGTTCTTGTTCACTCTGGCTTCTTTGCTCAACAAAAACTACTCCATAACAGTAAGGAAGAAGAAGGGTATTCACTTACTTTTGCTTCTCAGTTCCTACTAAAAGATGAGCCTGTCAGTGGAGTACCATTCTTGCTGCTTCAGCTGGATCCAATATTAACCGCTCCATGGCATTTCTTGGGCGATTGGTTCCAAAATGAAGACCCCACCCCATTTCATACCGCACACAGGAAGTCATTTTGGGATTACGCAGTTCATGAACCAAAGCTCAACGATATATTTAATGAAACCATGGTTAGCGACTCCCGGCTGATCGCAAACATGATTGTTAGACAGTATAAGGAGGTCTTTGAAGGGTTGACCTCTCTGGTGGATGTTGGGGGTGGCACAGGAACAATGGCCAAGGCCATTGCCAAAGCATTTCCACAATTGAAGTGCACTGTGTTTGATCAACCACATGTTGTTGCTAACTTGGAGGTTGGTGAGAACTTGGAGATTGTTGGAGGCAATATATTTGAAGCAATTCCTCCAGGAGATGCAATCTTACTAAAG TGGATACTACATGACTGGAGTGACGAAGAATGTGTGAAGATACTGAAGAAGTGCAAAGGGGCGATTCCAAATAAGGGAGGAAAGGTGATAATCATAGACATGGTAGTGGAGAGCAACAAAGGGGATAATAAGGCGGTAGAAACACAACTCTTCATAGACATGCTTATGATGGTGGTAGTTGCAGGGAAAGAGAGAAATGAGAAAGAATGGGAGAAGCTATTCTTGGCTGCAGGCTTCACTCACTATAAGATAACTCCAGCATTGGGTTTAAGGTCCCTCATTGAGGTTTACCCATGA